From a single Cydia amplana chromosome 22, ilCydAmpl1.1, whole genome shotgun sequence genomic region:
- the LOC134658523 gene encoding ATP-binding cassette sub-family D member 1, whose product MPAILTKIREQASRVQPSIAVGVGVGVALAACALYGTRERKQAPCNNNNNNYKIAKNGELHSVQNGSNGQTCGGRCGAEQCALCRGDVDTDNKQNIDDAEEPAPEEKHVPGLNLEFLRQMVSLAKIMVPGFRSHEVALLTGHTLCLFTRTLLSIYVAALEGSIMKHIVQKDLKKFAALLLQWFGIAIPATFINSMIRYLESRLALAFRTRLVDHAYDLYFKNQTYYRVANLDARIENADHRLTEDVSVFTQSVAHLYGSLTKPCFDLLLIVLTLASYSSKMKGNIFIGPGFATVVICMTGQVLRMLSPRFGALAGEEARMKANLRHVHASIIAHAEEVAFYGGHKVELGQLQSAYKQLVAQMTGVFNKKLWYVMLEQFCMKYVWSGTGMVMLALPILTGTKGDGSTSEGISARTEYMTTSRHLLNSAADAIERLMSSYKEVVTLAGYAERVSDMLDVFGEVARGECVRNVHVSASKDNPNAFQVTFKDKRPVPQGKISYTNDLSIRLRNVPIVTPACDVVASGVSLDIAPGTHLLIVGPNGCGKSSLFRIISGLWPVHGGTLAVPRPCACAHCSDDAPPTGHCTSRPIMFYIPQRPYMSMGSLMDQVTYPTRVSPDDQEAFDRATHILKVVRLDACAARHGGLKAVRDWRATLSGGEKQRMAMARMFYHSKKRRGNIIKVVRLDACAARHGGLKAVRDWRATLSGGEKQRMAMARMFYHSKKRRGNILKVVCLDACAARHGGLKAVRDWRATLSGGEKQRMAMARMFYHRPVYALLDECTSAVSMETEVVMYEEAVKEGITLLSITHRPSVWKYHTHVLEFDGAGSWSFRPLEKDAPAITPPPPPTTTQSDSD is encoded by the exons ATGCCGGCCATACTGACCAAAATACGGGAGCAGGCGTCGCGGGTGCAGCCGTCGATCGCTGTCGGCGTCGGTGTAGGCGTGGCCTTAGCTGCGTGTGCGCTATACGGCACGAGGGAGAGGAAGCAAGCTCCTTgtaacaacaataataataattataag ATTGCAAAAAATGGCGAGTTACATTCAGTGCAGAATGGGTCCAACGGGCAAACGTGCGGCGGGCGGTGTGGCGCCGAGCAGTGCGCCCTCTGTCGGGGGGACGTCGATACCGACAACAAACAGAATATC GACGACGCCGAAGAACCCGCGCCCGAAGAAAAGCATGTTCCCGGTCTAAACTTAGAGTTCCTCCGGCAAATGGTCTCACTGGCTAAAATCATGGTGccagggttccgtagccatgAAGTAGCCTTGCTGACTGGACACACGCTGTGCTTGTTCACGAGGACGCTACTTTCCATCTATGTGGCAGCTTTAGAGGGGTCTATAA TgaaacacatagtccaaaaggACCTAAAGAAATTCGCAGCCCTCCTCCTCCAGTGGTTCGGTATCGCCATCCCAGCGACCTTCATCAACTCCATGATCAGATACCTAGAGAGCAGACTAGCCCTGGCCTTCAGGACGAGACTGGTGGACCACGCATATGACCTGTACTTTAAGAACCAGACTTACTATAGGGTGGCTAATTTGGATGCTAGGATTGAGAACGCTGATCATAG ATTAACAGAAGACGTGTCAGTATTCACGCAGTCTGTGGCGCATCTATACGGGTCCCTGACAAAGCCCTGCTTTGACCTGCTCCTCATAGTGTTGACCCTGGCCAGCTATTCTAGCAAGATGAAGGGCAACATCTTTATTG GACCCGGCTTCGCCACAGTGGTCATCTGCATGACCGGCCAAGTGCTACGGATGCTGTCGCCTCGCTTCGGGGCCTTGGCTGGAGAGGAAGCTAGGATGAAGGCCAACCTCCGACATGTACACGCGTCTATCATCGCTCATGCTGAGGAGGTCGCGTTCTACGGTGGACACAAG GTGGAACTAGGCCAGCTCCAATCCGCCTACAAGCAGCTCGTTGCCCAGATGACGGGCGTGTTCAACAAGAAGCTGTGGTATGTCATGCTGGAGCAATTCTGCATGAAGTACGTGTGGAGCGGCACCGGCATGGTCATGCTGGCGCTGCCAATCCTCACCGGGACCAAGGGAGACG GGTCGACAAGCGAAGGTATCAGCGCGCGAACAGAATACATGACTACTTCTAGACATCTGCTAAATTCTGCGGCGGACGCTATTGAAAGACTTATGTCCAGTTACAAG GAAGTAGTAACGCTGGCTGGCTACGCTGAACGCGTGTCCGATATGTTGGACGTTTTCGGCGAGGTGGCGCGCGGAGAATGCGTCCGAAACGTCCACGTGTCCGCCTCCAAGGACAACCCTAACGCCTTCCAGGTCACATTCAAGGACAAACGGCCCGTGCCGCAAG gaAAAATATCTTACACGAACGACCTGTCAATCCGACTTCGCAACGTGCCTATAGTCACGCCAGCGTGCGACGTAGTCGCTAGTGGCGTGTCGTTAGACATCGCGCCGGGAACACATCTGCTCATAGTGGGGCCCAACGGCTGCGGCAAGTCCAG CTTGTTCCGCATAATCTCCGGGCTGTGGCCGGTGCACGGCGGCACGCTGGCCGTGCCGCGCCCGTGCGCCTGCGCACACTGCTCCGACGACGCGCCGCCAACCGGACACTGCACGTCTAGACCCATCATGTTCTACATCCCGCAGCG ACCTTACATGTCAATGGGCTCTCTAATGGACCAAGTGACGTATCCGACGCGCGTCTCGCCCGACGACCAAGAAGCGTTTGACCGCGCCACGCACATCCTCAAGGTCGTGCGCCTAGACGCATGCGCGGCGCGGCATGGCGGCCTCAAGGCCGTGCGTGATTGGCGGGCCACGCTCAGTGGGGGGGAGAAGCAGAGGATGGCCATGGCTAGAATGTTCTATCACAG TAAGAAGCGACGGGGTAACATTATCAAGGTCGTGCGTCTAGACGCATGCGCGGCGCGGCATGGCGGCCTCAAGGCCGTGCGTGATTGGCGGGCCACGCTCAGTGGGGGGGAGAAGCAGAGGATGGCCATGGCTAGAATGTTCTATCACAG TAAGAAGCGACGGGGTAACATTCTCAAGGTCGTATGTTTGGACGCATGCGCGGCGCGGCATGGCGGCCTCAAGGCCGTGCGTGATTGGCGGGCCACGCTCAGTGGGGGGGAGAAGCAGAGGATGGCCATGGCTAGAATGTTCTATCACAG gcCCGTATACGCGTTGCTCGACGAATGTACGAGCGCCGTTTCCATGGAAACGGAGGTCGTCATGTATGAAGAGGCGGTGAAGGAGGGCATTACACTCCTCTCTATCACACACAGGCCTAGCGTATG GAAATACCACACTCACGTGCTGGAGTTCGACGGAGCTGGCAGCTGGTCGTTCCGGCCTCTGGAGAAAGATGCGCCAGCCATCACCCCTCCCCCCCCTCCCACCACGACACAGAGCGACAGTGATTAG